In one window of Scophthalmus maximus strain ysfricsl-2021 unplaced genomic scaffold, ASM2237912v1 un_1, whole genome shotgun sequence DNA:
- the LOC118292853 gene encoding uncharacterized protein LOC118292853: MELLAELRATDSTPAMQSMLDVNPSPLEEEIDVAPPSPVADCGSAECRRLGYERELEGVKAERDEFCAEVRLLRTKLQKQLRSMKSGRTTAVESQEDERVTEGGRSSAASEEAGRSSAASEKAGRSSAASEKAGPSSAASEEEAGSSSFSPWSSGSGRGNLMRQISLPPSMEDYLRTYRAHHEGLDPTPKMTENAISKVSRVKTFILYMANNRSRLSDWLFLDNMSRIRGWSRSVVEGGMKITTAKFYLQNALHFVRFMTGIPPKTCRLTRVQFTSVERELKTGVRSLQRRVVVHQMSTKRIKISKLPSRQALRG; encoded by the exons ATGGAACTCTTGGCCGAGCTCAGGGCTACAGATTCGACCCCCGCGATGCAGTCTATGTTGGACGTCAACCCGAGTCCCCTGGAGGAGGAAATAGATGTTGCTCCACCGTCCCCCGTGGCAGATTGCGGCTCGGCCGAGTGCAGGCGGCTCGGGTACGAGCGGGAGCTGGAAGGAGTAAAGGCAGAGAGGGACGAGTTCTGCGCCGAGGTCCGACTTCTCCGCACAAAGCTGCAAAAGCAGCTGCGCAGCATGAAGAGTGGTCGCACCACTGCAGTTGAGAGCCAGGAGGAc GAACGCGTGACGGAGGGAGGCCGGTCCTCGGCCGCGTCGGAGGAGGCGGGCCGGTCCTCGGCCGCGTCGGAGAAGGCGGGCCGGTCCTCGGCCGCGTCGGAGAAGGCGGGCCCGTCCTCGGCCgcgtcggaggaggaggcgggctCGTCCTCCTTCAGCCCGTGGAGTTCCGGCAGCGGCAGGGGGAACCTCATGAGGCAAATAAGCCTCCCACCGTCGATGG AGGACTACCTTAGGACGTACAGGGCCCACCACGAGGGCCTAGACCCGACCCCCAAAATGACCGAAAATGCCATATCCAAGGTCAGCAGGGTGAAAACTTTCATCTTGTATATGGCCAACAACCGCAGCCGGTTGTCCGACTGGCTTTTTCTGGATAACATGTCCAGGATCCGCGG CTGGTCCCGAAGTGTGGTGGAGGGCGGGATGAAAATTACCACAGCAAAATTCTATTTGCAGAACGCCCTGCACTTCGTTCGATTTATGACCGGGATCCCGCCCAAGACCTGCCGCCTCACTCGGGTGCAGTTCACCTCCGTGGAGAGGGAATTGAAGACGGGGGTGAGGTCGCTGCAGCGGAGGGTGGTTGTCCACCAGATGTCAACAAAAAGGATCAAAATTAGCAAGCTGCCGTCCCGCCAGGCCCTGAGGGGTTGA
- the LOC118298859 gene encoding uncharacterized protein LOC118298859, translating to MYLLAAPRSSREAPPGAIGSAHDPLPGSRGPVREKKKTGKVRALAIAARPVTEHRSPGRAVGGRRLSPRPAARESGATLALGGTKPSSRSKAPSLQFVNDRENIGQYLRDLSEAKMKKRTQQNYLKSLKRFSVFLTVQTNLRNEDLPLHKECQYFIAFNDSLQHILAKHSKKEITQKRRKCDSHSIIGVKEHKTAAQQVAVFTLSEEEEHWLDVYYRLVRPQLLRPTRKHKRDVEDEMDGEERFFLSTAGRQIHSASKDLHRLHTRYNLPSVTSQMARRVFETAAKSLTDSEKSMVADYLTHSSATAEKHYRVKTSGHAVTAAEIMKDMGGFSSSDSSGEDAIPEPSGEGTSFESSGESTSRSTCSTAGSATAVRSSSESEKEIQASFQILLTKYPVTIDGPKPKRELLKGVSCWRKFYERWEKRQLKLLQECVH from the exons ATGTATCTTTTGGCCGCCCCCCGGAGCTCACGGGAGGCCCCCCCAGGGGCCATCGGCTCAGCCCACGACCCGCTGCCCGGGAGTCGGGGGccggtgagagagaaaaagaaaaccggCAAAGTACGAGCTCTGGCCATCGCCGCACGCCCAGTCACGGAGCACCGCAGCCCGGGCCGGGCCGTCGGAGGCCGTCGGCTCAGCCCACGACCGGCTGCCCGGGAGTCCGGGGCCACATTGGCTCTGGGAGGAACCAAACCATCGTCACGCAGCAAA GCACCATCCCTGCAGTTTGTCAATGACAGAGAGAATATCGGACAGTACCTCCGTGACCTCTCtgaggcaaaaatgaaaaagagaacaCAGCAGAATTACCTCAAGAGCTTGAAACG ATTCTCGGTTTTCCTCACTGTCCAAACCAACCTGAGAAATGAGGATTTGCCACTCCATAAAGAGTGCCAGTACTTCATTGCCTTCAATGATTCTTTGCAGCACATCCTTGCCAAGCACTCAAAGAAAGAGATCACCCAAAAGAG gagaaaatgtgattcgCATTCCATAATTGGGGTAAAGGAGCACAAGACAGCAGCACAGCAAGTGGCCGTGTTTAccctgtcagaggaggaggagcat TGGTTGGATGTGTACTACAGACTGGTGCGGCCACAGCTCCTGAGACCCACCAGGAAACACAAGAGGGATGTGGAGGACGAGATGGATGGAGAAGAAAGATTCTTCCTTTCCACCGCAGGGAGGCAGATCCACAGTGCCTCCAAGGACCTGCACCGGTTGCACACAAGGTACAACCTCCCGTCAGTGACCAGCCAGATGGCACGCAGAGTCTTTGAGACGGCAGCTAAGAGCCTGACAGATTCTGAAAAATCAATGGTGGCCGATTACCTGACCCATTCCAGCGCAACAGCGGAGAAGCATTACCGCGTTAAGACGAGTGGACATGCTGTGACGGCTGCTGAGATTATGAAGGACATGGGTGGTTTCTCAAG TTCTGATTCTTCTGGGGAGGATGCCATCCCGGAACCTTCTGGGGAGGGTACCAGCTTTGAGTCTTCTGGGGAGAGTACCAGCCGTAGTACCTGTAGCACTGCCGGTTCTGCTACTGCTGTCAGATCTTCGTCAGAATCGGAAAAAGAAATTCAGGCGTCATTTCAAATCCTACTTACGAAATATCCCGTGACAATTGATGGGCCAAAACCAAAACGGGAACTTCTAAAGGGTGTGTCTTGTTGGCGAAAGTTTTATGAGCGTTGGGAGAAGAGGCAGTTGAAACTGCTACAAGAATGTGTCCACT ga